Proteins encoded within one genomic window of Spirochaeta cellobiosiphila DSM 17781:
- a CDS encoding response regulator transcription factor produces the protein MNEVKVMVVDDQHLVREGIASLLSLQDAIQVVGTAENGRDCLNKVDQFKPDLILMDINMPVMDGITATHLLREKGPGYKVLMLTTFDDEEYVVKSLKAGALGYLMKDIPIEDLAKAILMAMKGMYQMDKEIMGGIIGRLDQYSSSDAKADEQSQLLWNNLNEKEQEILKYLARGDTNKEIADCVHLSEGTVKNYISNILTTLGLRDRTNAAIMAHKNGWIFKD, from the coding sequence ATGAATGAAGTTAAGGTTATGGTTGTTGATGATCAGCATCTTGTCCGTGAAGGCATAGCTTCTTTGTTATCCCTGCAGGACGCTATACAGGTTGTAGGGACTGCTGAAAATGGGAGAGATTGTCTTAACAAAGTGGACCAGTTTAAGCCTGACCTCATCCTTATGGATATCAACATGCCCGTAATGGATGGTATTACAGCTACACATCTTCTCAGGGAAAAAGGGCCTGGATATAAAGTTCTGATGCTAACCACTTTTGATGATGAAGAATATGTTGTCAAATCTCTCAAAGCTGGCGCTCTGGGATATCTCATGAAAGATATTCCCATTGAAGATTTGGCAAAGGCTATCCTTATGGCCATGAAGGGTATGTATCAAATGGATAAGGAAATCATGGGGGGCATCATTGGACGTTTAGATCAATATTCCTCATCCGACGCCAAAGCAGATGAACAAAGTCAACTCCTATGGAATAACCTTAATGAAAAGGAGCAGGAAATTCTCAAATACCTAGCCCGTGGGGATACTAATAAAGAAATCGCCGATTGTGTCCATTTATCCGAAGGAACGGTCAAGAATTATATATCCAATATCTTAACGACTCTTGGTTTGCGGGATCGTACTAATGCTGCCATCATGGCTCATAAGAATGGTTGGATTTTCAAAGATTAA
- a CDS encoding sensor histidine kinase → MKVALVHKNNMQNAIRLISVFLYFLFLTPGLLLPPRKLSLLNGRWTYFFLYAASVLIFLGLEIFEYYKWNYKCTNKKIFLSLFIFRLALVLAPPLAMLIHSHEVDRFWGYQIYQSFMLMSLLPFYAYFVFNHKISLYLLIIFMALPLGYDIYAGDLTNLDLNYIGFLTYRTLTYVFFYVLAFLLDKERQNVEENDRLLKELQDSENQLREYAGRIAHTVALEERTRIARDIHDSLGHSLTAIKIQLTKAIAFASVNYDESLNAINAAKASADDAMSDIRDSLRRLNGGESAISIKTALPQFVHRLEDNGIEVNYTYEGDESGYNYSVLMGLYRFVQEGMTNILKHAHCSHVDMIVSFGEEQGSIELTDNGKGFDIKESSPWEYGTGHYGLKGLYRRMELVRGTLSIKSKIGKGTTILSSVPKDPVVLLGELHE, encoded by the coding sequence ATGAAGGTAGCACTAGTCCATAAAAATAATATGCAGAATGCGATCAGACTTATTTCAGTCTTTTTGTACTTTCTGTTTTTAACTCCAGGTCTGTTACTACCTCCCAGAAAACTGAGCCTGCTGAATGGGCGATGGACCTACTTCTTTTTATATGCGGCTAGTGTCCTTATTTTTCTTGGTCTGGAGATATTCGAATATTATAAATGGAATTATAAATGTACTAATAAGAAGATTTTTCTATCCTTATTTATCTTTAGATTAGCCTTAGTCTTAGCTCCCCCCCTAGCTATGCTAATCCATAGTCATGAGGTGGATAGGTTTTGGGGATATCAGATATATCAGTCATTCATGTTAATGAGTCTTCTCCCTTTTTATGCCTATTTTGTTTTTAATCATAAGATTAGCCTATATCTGTTGATAATATTTATGGCTCTCCCCCTGGGGTATGACATCTATGCCGGGGACCTAACTAATCTTGATTTGAATTACATTGGCTTTCTTACCTATAGAACTTTGACCTATGTCTTTTTTTATGTCTTAGCCTTTCTTTTGGACAAGGAACGACAGAATGTAGAAGAAAATGACCGTCTTTTAAAGGAACTTCAGGATTCAGAGAATCAATTGCGGGAATATGCAGGTCGTATAGCCCATACGGTAGCTCTTGAAGAACGAACCCGCATTGCTAGAGATATCCATGATAGCTTAGGCCATTCCTTAACGGCCATCAAAATCCAGCTTACCAAAGCTATAGCCTTTGCCTCTGTTAATTATGATGAATCTCTTAATGCCATCAATGCTGCCAAGGCTTCTGCTGATGATGCGATGAGTGACATACGGGATTCCCTGAGGAGATTAAATGGTGGTGAATCGGCAATTAGCATCAAGACAGCTTTGCCCCAGTTTGTACACCGTCTGGAAGATAATGGCATAGAGGTTAATTACACATATGAAGGGGACGAGAGCGGGTATAACTATTCTGTTCTCATGGGGCTATATCGTTTTGTTCAGGAAGGAATGACTAATATTCTAAAACATGCCCATTGTTCTCATGTGGATATGATTGTGTCCTTTGGAGAAGAGCAGGGTTCTATTGAATTAACAGATAACGGTAAGGGGTTTGATATAAAGGAAAGTTCTCCCTGGGAATATGGTACTGGTCATTATGGCCTAAAAGGTCTATATAGACGTATGGAATTAGTCCGGGGAACTTTGTCAATAAAATCGAAAATAGGTAAGGGGACTACTATCCTAAGTAGTGTTCCCAAAGACCCTGTAGTCCTATTGGGAGAGCTGCATGAATGA
- a CDS encoding TolC family protein — MKKIGILLLVTVPALLNWAAPTVLTLDKSVEQALESNLDYQISGISLQEAKRQKNSSWNNFLPQLSATSELSGEKSLSENTDTTWRLSAGLSLRLPLNGGLAYTIKDIKLAYENQSISYETARLQLINEVEQAFYSLIANQADIDIAKNNIDLAEKRYQVTLRNFNNGLATELDTLQARVTAAQLKPAYLQAVSDYNIALREFLDVIGLPTDTEITLEGSLDTEIHQFDSDQLIEKYLMNRRDILAQEKKIEILENQKKQKTMTSRTPDLSLSSQWGTSVMKPFESSSWDTEKLSDTLSLGLSLSIPLDDFIPGSATDTTLKGMDDEIKSAKLTLVKNIEDARTEIINLVSKLETSAAQIELAKLNVELTKTTYEKSEYSYNQGGMGRLDLEDTQQNYFNAKQEYLESQYNYLNGLINLRYALGLENLAELSGSIQKKE; from the coding sequence ATGAAAAAAATAGGCATCTTATTGCTGGTAACAGTTCCGGCCTTATTAAACTGGGCAGCCCCAACTGTTCTTACCTTGGATAAGAGTGTTGAACAGGCTTTAGAGAGTAATTTGGATTACCAAATATCAGGTATAAGCTTACAAGAAGCAAAAAGACAAAAAAATAGCTCATGGAATAACTTTTTACCTCAATTATCAGCAACATCCGAATTATCAGGGGAAAAGTCCTTAAGCGAAAATACAGATACAACCTGGAGGCTTTCGGCGGGATTATCACTCAGACTGCCCTTGAATGGAGGCTTAGCTTATACAATCAAAGATATAAAGCTGGCTTATGAAAATCAATCCATCAGTTATGAAACGGCACGACTGCAATTGATCAATGAAGTAGAACAGGCTTTCTACTCTCTTATTGCTAATCAAGCCGATATTGATATTGCCAAAAATAATATTGATTTAGCAGAAAAACGTTACCAAGTTACACTTAGGAACTTTAATAATGGTTTGGCCACAGAACTGGACACTTTACAAGCCCGAGTAACAGCGGCTCAATTAAAGCCAGCCTACTTACAAGCAGTATCTGACTATAATATTGCTTTAAGAGAGTTTCTTGATGTGATTGGCTTACCGACCGATACAGAGATCACTCTTGAAGGTTCATTAGATACAGAAATCCACCAATTTGATAGTGATCAATTAATTGAAAAATACTTGATGAATCGAAGGGACATCCTGGCTCAGGAAAAGAAAATAGAAATCCTGGAAAACCAAAAGAAACAAAAGACCATGACCAGCAGGACTCCCGATCTATCCCTTTCCTCCCAGTGGGGAACAAGTGTTATGAAACCCTTTGAAAGTAGTTCCTGGGATACGGAGAAATTATCAGATACGCTTAGTCTGGGATTAAGTTTGTCCATTCCTCTGGATGACTTTATTCCCGGATCAGCTACAGATACCACTCTAAAAGGAATGGACGATGAGATAAAATCTGCCAAACTTACTTTAGTTAAGAATATTGAAGATGCCAGAACAGAGATTATAAACCTGGTCTCAAAGCTGGAAACCTCTGCAGCCCAAATTGAATTAGCAAAACTCAATGTAGAATTAACAAAAACCACCTATGAAAAAAGTGAATACAGCTACAACCAGGGTGGTATGGGTCGTTTGGACCTGGAAGATACACAACAAAATTATTTTAATGCGAAACAAGAGTACCTAGAGAGCCAATACAATTATCTAAATGGTTTAATAAATCTCCGTTATGCACTCGGCTTAGAAAACTTAGCTGAATTATCTGGATCTATACAAAAGAAGGAGTAA
- a CDS encoding efflux RND transporter periplasmic adaptor subunit translates to MKEKLKGDRLVQIILLVLIALGIATFPIMLSKKSNGPGGRPGPGGPGGPGGPQAPTDQEESNAKAVEVSTVSLSTVQEYIKVNGDVDSTSSVSIYPDVSGKLSSINVSVGDLVTKGQTVATVDPSQLGQVYSKSSVKSTVKGTITSINYDEGETVGTSTAIVNIGNLEKLTIVTYIPERYVNSVKKGLNASFTLDAYPTETFNATVTEVSPVLDSKSRSQKISLTITNKDPRIKVGMFASIRLVVKEAKDTITIPKLALTSYYDEDVVYVVKEDNTVERRSVKIGLSSSDYAQITEGLTTGEVVVVRGLSTISDGSTIRIVE, encoded by the coding sequence ATGAAAGAAAAACTTAAGGGAGACCGATTGGTACAAATTATTCTGTTAGTGCTTATTGCACTTGGTATTGCTACCTTCCCTATCATGCTTAGTAAAAAAAGCAATGGCCCCGGAGGACGTCCCGGCCCAGGAGGCCCAGGAGGCCCAGGAGGACCACAAGCCCCCACGGATCAGGAAGAATCCAATGCAAAAGCTGTAGAAGTATCAACAGTATCATTAAGTACAGTACAGGAATACATTAAGGTAAACGGAGATGTGGACTCCACTTCTTCTGTGAGTATCTATCCTGATGTATCAGGAAAACTAAGTTCAATAAATGTATCCGTAGGGGATCTTGTTACCAAAGGACAAACTGTAGCCACAGTTGACCCCTCCCAATTAGGACAGGTATATAGCAAGAGCTCTGTAAAATCCACTGTAAAAGGAACGATCACCAGCATCAATTATGATGAAGGGGAAACCGTCGGCACTAGTACAGCCATTGTTAATATAGGAAACCTGGAAAAATTAACAATCGTGACCTATATACCGGAACGCTATGTTAATTCTGTAAAAAAAGGCTTGAATGCTTCCTTTACTTTAGATGCGTATCCAACAGAAACATTTAATGCCACAGTCACAGAGGTAAGTCCTGTTTTAGATTCTAAGTCTAGATCACAGAAAATTTCCTTAACTATTACTAATAAAGATCCTCGTATCAAGGTAGGTATGTTTGCGTCCATTCGCTTAGTAGTAAAAGAAGCAAAAGACACTATTACGATACCCAAATTAGCCTTAACAAGCTATTACGATGAGGATGTTGTTTATGTAGTCAAAGAGGATAATACCGTAGAAAGACGATCAGTAAAAATTGGTTTATCTTCCTCAGATTATGCACAGATAACAGAAGGATTAACGACTGGTGAAGTTGTTGTAGTCAGGGGATTATCTACTATTTCTGACGGGTCTACTATAAGAATTGTGGAATAG
- a CDS encoding efflux RND transporter permease subunit, which yields MNLSEVSVNRPITIAVIATLLIGISLFMVPNLAVEMTPDVEFPMIIVSTGYPGASPEEVEQSITEILEKQLSNIGGLKDISSTSSEGSSTVVLEFGYNKNLDDATNDLRDSLDQIKNALPSDASSPTIFKFNTNSESIMNLIMVGDETADTLKRLAEDTVKPRLERIEGVSSADVSGGETRAVHVDLSTNRLEAYGITASQVISALSNRNLQISGGSLTTEGTDYDLRIDERYESIEDIARTVVSTISTTDNSSSVNRSSVVRLEDVADVYEGIENRNSIYYIDGRSAISIQISKESNTNSVKVAEEVLAQLQSINDELPNGVAVELLYDQTTYISSVMNQVYQSAWQGIILAMLVLFIFLRNMRSTIIIGVSIPISIMITLMAMYFFDITLNMMSLTGLILGLGMIVDNSIVILENIHQYRERGAKLRASAILGSHEMLNSIVASTLTTLSVFIPMIIWKDDLEIIGQFFSDMIFTVVISLTVSFFVAVTLVPAMSSKLIKLYTHKQRPIKNNTLRKMDAFGESILQGMENGYKKMLAFALRNRFLVLTLVLVVFTMSILKFSNMGISLIPQGGSDDSVRVSISLPVGTNMDYTEKITSNFVKIIEEEVTGYTHISMRVGGGRRFSGSSGNSASIQITLPELEEQTMSPSEIENVLRQHLNEFPDAEITLSSGRSWGGGSPINIAVYSQNTQLGEETATEIRDLIRENIPEAIDPVTDLDEGTPEYKITIDKDRAAAYGFTVSEIGNVINNMVDGRTPTSYWDEATELDIIVQLAEDERSDLLDLDSISIMSSSGEKVPLYNLVSYELSTGPLTVNREDEKRVVHVTADLAEGAASNQVQPMIASLLKEKLILPDGVTYDFGGDRSSFATMIPALITVSIVAVMMIFGIMASQFESLVDPFIIFFSIPLLFIGVVLVYTITGATISLFSMIGMVVLAGIVVNNGIVMVDYMNLLRKRGAPVKEAVLEGARSRLRPILMTSLTTILGMVPMGFFPGSGTEMIQPIGQTIVGGLTGSTFITLFVTPIIYTLVNRDKKNKKKYLETENLVFEGE from the coding sequence ATGAATTTATCTGAAGTATCAGTTAACCGTCCTATTACTATTGCGGTTATTGCTACCTTATTAATAGGTATATCCCTTTTCATGGTTCCTAACCTGGCTGTAGAAATGACACCTGATGTTGAATTTCCTATGATCATAGTGTCAACAGGCTACCCAGGAGCAAGCCCTGAAGAAGTAGAACAAAGTATAACAGAGATCCTTGAAAAGCAGCTGTCTAATATCGGGGGATTAAAGGATATAAGTTCCACCTCCAGCGAAGGCAGTAGTACTGTGGTCTTAGAATTTGGTTATAACAAAAATTTGGATGATGCGACCAATGATCTTAGGGATTCTCTAGATCAAATCAAAAATGCCCTTCCCAGTGATGCCTCCTCACCAACCATATTTAAATTTAATACGAATAGTGAATCCATCATGAACCTTATTATGGTGGGAGATGAGACAGCAGATACTTTGAAAAGATTGGCAGAAGATACGGTTAAGCCAAGATTGGAAAGAATCGAAGGAGTATCATCAGCAGATGTATCAGGAGGAGAAACACGAGCTGTCCATGTGGACCTATCCACTAACCGATTGGAAGCTTATGGTATCACAGCATCCCAGGTTATATCTGCTCTATCCAATCGAAATCTACAGATATCCGGTGGGAGCCTTACAACAGAGGGAACTGATTATGATTTACGTATAGATGAGCGTTATGAATCGATAGAAGATATTGCCAGAACGGTTGTATCAACCATATCAACAACAGATAACTCATCCTCTGTTAATAGATCTAGTGTCGTTCGTCTGGAAGATGTAGCGGATGTCTATGAAGGCATAGAGAACCGCAATAGCATATACTATATCGATGGAAGGTCTGCTATTTCTATTCAGATCTCAAAAGAAAGCAATACAAACTCTGTTAAAGTAGCTGAAGAGGTTCTGGCTCAATTACAAAGTATAAATGATGAATTGCCTAATGGAGTTGCTGTAGAGCTTTTGTATGACCAAACTACTTACATAAGCTCAGTAATGAATCAGGTGTATCAATCAGCCTGGCAGGGAATTATTCTGGCCATGTTAGTACTCTTTATATTCTTGCGTAATATGAGAAGTACCATCATTATCGGGGTATCTATTCCCATATCTATCATGATCACTCTGATGGCCATGTACTTCTTTGATATCACCTTGAATATGATGTCATTAACAGGACTTATACTGGGCTTGGGGATGATTGTTGATAATTCCATAGTTATATTGGAGAACATTCATCAGTATAGAGAACGGGGAGCCAAACTGAGAGCCTCGGCCATACTAGGTTCCCATGAAATGCTTAATTCCATTGTAGCATCGACTCTTACCACCTTGAGTGTTTTTATTCCAATGATAATCTGGAAGGATGATCTGGAGATAATTGGTCAATTCTTCAGTGACATGATTTTTACTGTAGTTATTTCACTAACAGTGTCTTTCTTTGTTGCTGTTACCCTTGTACCAGCCATGTCGAGTAAATTAATCAAACTTTATACTCATAAACAACGTCCTATAAAGAATAATACCCTAAGAAAAATGGATGCCTTTGGAGAAAGTATTCTTCAAGGGATGGAAAATGGCTATAAGAAAATGTTGGCCTTTGCCTTAAGAAATAGATTCCTCGTACTAACTCTGGTCCTAGTGGTTTTTACCATGTCCATTCTTAAGTTTTCCAATATGGGAATAAGTCTCATCCCTCAAGGGGGCTCAGATGACTCGGTAAGAGTAAGTATATCCTTGCCTGTTGGAACTAATATGGATTACACAGAGAAAATCACCTCTAATTTCGTCAAAATCATTGAAGAGGAAGTAACCGGGTATACCCATATCAGTATGAGAGTGGGAGGAGGGAGAAGATTCAGTGGTTCCTCAGGTAATTCTGCTAGCATACAAATCACACTTCCCGAATTAGAGGAACAAACCATGTCCCCTAGTGAAATAGAAAATGTTTTGAGGCAGCATTTAAACGAATTCCCTGATGCAGAGATAACTTTAAGCTCAGGTCGCTCCTGGGGCGGTGGTTCACCTATCAACATAGCCGTGTATTCTCAAAATACACAATTGGGAGAAGAAACAGCTACAGAGATACGTGACCTGATTAGAGAGAATATCCCCGAAGCGATTGATCCTGTCACAGACCTTGATGAAGGGACTCCAGAATATAAAATCACCATAGATAAAGACCGGGCAGCGGCCTATGGTTTTACCGTTTCAGAAATTGGAAATGTTATAAATAATATGGTTGATGGAAGGACCCCCACTTCTTATTGGGACGAAGCTACCGAATTGGATATCATTGTCCAGTTGGCAGAAGACGAGAGGTCTGACTTACTGGATCTTGATTCTATTTCTATTATGTCATCCAGTGGAGAAAAAGTTCCTTTATATAACTTAGTTAGTTATGAACTTAGTACAGGACCTTTAACAGTTAATAGGGAAGATGAGAAGAGGGTTGTTCATGTCACTGCCGACCTGGCTGAAGGGGCGGCCTCCAATCAGGTACAACCTATGATAGCCTCTCTCTTAAAGGAAAAGCTGATCCTTCCCGATGGGGTAACTTATGATTTTGGCGGGGATAGAAGTAGTTTTGCCACTATGATTCCAGCCCTTATTACTGTTTCTATAGTAGCAGTCATGATGATCTTCGGTATTATGGCCAGCCAGTTTGAATCCTTAGTGGACCCTTTTATTATCTTCTTTTCCATACCACTCTTATTCATAGGGGTTGTTCTGGTATACACCATTACAGGAGCTACCATAAGTTTATTCTCTATGATAGGGATGGTGGTTCTGGCAGGTATCGTTGTTAATAATGGTATTGTTATGGTTGACTATATGAATCTTCTTCGTAAACGTGGAGCTCCTGTAAAAGAAGCTGTTCTAGAAGGAGCAAGAAGTCGTCTCAGACCCATTCTGATGACGAGTTTAACAACCATTTTGGGAATGGTTCCTATGGGATTCTTCCCAGGTTCAGGTACAGAAATGATACAGCCTATTGGACAAACAATAGTGGGAGGATTAACAGGTAGTACCTTTATCACCCTTTTTGTTACGCCTATCATATACACTCTGGTGAACAGGGATAAAAAAAATAAGAAAAAATACCTGGAAACAGAAAACTTAGTGTTCGAAGGAGAGTAA
- a CDS encoding PG0541 family transporter-associated protein → MKRLEIIANQAVEEDIISLLEQAGYDESFTYIHPVYGRGKKGRREGSAVWPETNVMFFIYLDKGNEKMILEGIKQIKEKFPEEGIKCWMGEGPQTSL, encoded by the coding sequence TTGAAACGACTAGAAATAATTGCCAACCAAGCAGTTGAAGAAGATATTATCAGTCTCCTGGAACAAGCCGGTTATGATGAGTCTTTCACTTACATTCATCCCGTCTATGGGCGGGGGAAGAAAGGAAGAAGAGAAGGTTCTGCCGTATGGCCAGAAACGAATGTTATGTTTTTTATCTATCTGGATAAGGGTAATGAAAAAATGATATTGGAAGGCATCAAACAAATTAAAGAAAAATTTCCTGAAGAAGGAATTAAGTGCTGGATGGGGGAAGGCCCCCAGACCAGCTTATAA
- a CDS encoding DJ-1/PfpI family protein → MDPPLLVGIFLFNEVEVLDFAGPFEVFSVTENEQTGDKLFKVITISQDGQSIKGRNGLTVVPDYSFTSMPSVDILIIPGGYGAEEIEINNQVTLDWIRTWKPKVRTLASVCTGAFLLAEAGIITNHQVTTHWMDIPRLRKRYPLLDVKENIKFIDLGDTLTSGGISAGIELSFYIISCYFDRQTAQNTAKRMEYDCDFSSFPTEEE, encoded by the coding sequence ATGGATCCCCCCCTTTTAGTAGGCATTTTTCTGTTCAATGAGGTAGAAGTTCTAGACTTTGCCGGACCCTTTGAAGTCTTTAGTGTGACTGAAAATGAACAAACAGGGGATAAGTTATTTAAAGTAATAACCATATCTCAAGATGGGCAATCCATAAAAGGGAGAAACGGATTAACAGTAGTACCTGATTATAGTTTTACCTCTATGCCCTCTGTAGATATTCTTATCATACCCGGGGGATATGGCGCAGAGGAAATAGAAATTAATAATCAAGTAACCCTTGATTGGATTAGAACATGGAAGCCTAAAGTCAGAACTTTAGCTTCGGTCTGTACAGGAGCTTTTTTATTAGCTGAAGCAGGTATTATCACGAATCATCAGGTTACCACTCATTGGATGGATATACCTAGGCTTAGAAAAAGGTATCCTTTACTTGATGTAAAAGAGAATATTAAGTTTATAGACCTTGGGGATACACTCACTTCCGGGGGGATCTCTGCGGGAATAGAACTGTCCTTTTATATCATCTCCTGTTATTTTGATAGGCAGACCGCACAAAACACAGCTAAAAGAATGGAATATGATTGTGATTTTTCTAGTTTTCCTACAGAGGAGGAATAG